A segment of the Amycolatopsis thermophila genome:
GGTGTCCGACCTGCCCTACCTGCTGCCGCTCGCGCGCTACGGCGAGCTCGGCCTGCCGCACGTGGTCGCCGACGTCGACCAGGTGGGCGCCACCGTGAAGGCCTACGACGCGCACGGCCGGGAGGTCGCCTCGGAAGTGGTGACCGGCCAGGACCACCCCGTGCACCACACGCGCGGCGGCGGTGAGGCGCACCACCGGATGCAGCACCGCACCGAAGAGGTCAAGCGGCACAACGTGGCCGACGTCGCGGCCGCCGTCGCGCGGCTGGCCGAACGCACCGGCGCGGAGCTGATCGTGGTCGCCGGTGAGGTGCAGGGCCGCACGGCCGTGATCGACGAACTGCCGGCCGCCGCGAAGTCCCGCGCCCGCGAAGCCACCCATTCCGACGTCGCCGACGAGCTGGCCGAGGCCGTGCGCCAGCGCGTCCTGACCGACGTCGTCGAACGCTTCCACGGCGCGCTCGACCAGCCGGACGGCCTTGCGGTGCAGGGACTCGAGGCCGTGACCGCCGCGCTGCGGGAGGCCAATGTGGAGACTCTCCTCGTCGGTGACCCCGGCGAGGACGTGGTGTGCACCGGATCGAGCCCGGCGCAGATCGCGCTCGGCGAGGAGGAGCTCAAGGCCTACGGCGCGACGGAGGTCCACCGGTGCCGTGCCGACGAGGCGGTTCCCGCCGCGGCGATCGCCGTGGACGCGGACCTGGTGCACGTCGACGAGGGGCTCGTCGAGGGGTTCGGCGC
Coding sequences within it:
- a CDS encoding Rv2629 family ribosome hibernation factor, with the translated sequence MDTTTLRPLVTATGPFTSVYFEDSHDTEDAEKQLELKWRELKDALTAQHAPDGAVSALESAILDGPRATGRSGRALLAAGGEVLVDEHLANPPAATIARVSDLPYLLPLARYGELGLPHVVADVDQVGATVKAYDAHGREVASEVVTGQDHPVHHTRGGGEAHHRMQHRTEEVKRHNVADVAAAVARLAERTGAELIVVAGEVQGRTAVIDELPAAAKSRAREATHSDVADELAEAVRQRVLTDVVERFHGALDQPDGLAVQGLEAVTAALREANVETLLVGDPGEDVVCTGSSPAQIALGEEELKAYGATEVHRCRADEAVPAAAIAVDADLVHVDEGLVEGFGAILRHR